CGTCTCTGATCTTCGGTTTCCCGATCTTCTTCGACGCAGGCCTCGTCGTCATGCTCCCCATCGTCTTCGCGGTCGCCCGCAGGCTGGGCGGCTCCGTGCTCACGTACGGGTTGCCGACGGCTGGGGCGTTCTCCGTCATGCACATCTTCGTCCCGCCCCACCCTGGGCCGGTCGCTGCGTCCGAGCTCCTCGGAGCAGACACCGGCCTCGTGATCCTCCTCGGCCTCGTCGTGGCCGTCCCCACCTGGTACGTCTCGTCGTACCTCTACGGGACGTGGGCGGGGAAGAACTGGGTCCTGCCCGTGCCCGAGATCCTCGGCAAGCCAGACGACGAGGACTACCCGGACAACCCTCCAGGCATCGGCACCGTCGTGGCGATCCTCCTCCTGCCGCTCGTCCTCATCTTCGTCAACACGGGCCTCGACACCCTGCGCGGTGCCGGGGTGGTCGACGGCGAGGCGACCTGGTTCGCGCTAGCCCGGGCGATCGGCTCGACCCCGGTCGCGCTCCTCATCGCGACCCTCGTCGCGGCATGGGTCCTCGGTCACCGACGGGGCCGCGAGAAGACCGTGATCGAGAAGCTCCTCGACTCAGCACTCGGACCGGTCTGCTCCGTCATCCTCATCACCGGAGCCGGCGGGATGTTCGGCGCGGTGCTGCGTGCATCAGGCATCGGTGACGCGCTCGCAGACGTGCTGGGGGACCTGGGCCTGCCGGTCATCGTCGCGGGCTTCCTCATCGCCACGATCCTGCGCATCGCCCAAGGGTCCGCGACGGTCGCTCTCATCACCGCAGCAGGCCTCATCCAGCCCGCCGTCGCGGCAGGGAGCTACAACGGGCTCGAGACAGCTGCTGTCGTCGTCGCCGTGGCCGCGGGCTCGGTCATGGCCTCGCACGTCAACGACTCGGGGTTCTGGCTCGTCGGGCGGTTCTTCGGGATGGACGTCGCCACCACCCTCAAGACGTGGACGGTCATGGAGACCGTCATCGGGCTCATGGGCTTCGCCATCGCCTCGCTCGTCTTCGTCCTCGCCTGATCTCGTCGTCTGGTCTCGTCTTCACCCCGTCCGACCTGTCATGGACGACGCGTTCCTGCGGATAGGTCTGGTAAGACGGCACGCCCTTCGTGTCGTGCACCACGGTGAAGCGAGGACATCATGAGCACCCTGTCGACATGGAGCGCAGACCACGTCGTCCAGCCCGTCAACCCAGGGCTCCCGTACCTGCTGCTCTGGCTCGCGCTGCACCCGCACGCCGCGGCGCACGTCGTCCGCAGCCGGACCGTCCGACCTCACTAGTCAAGCCCCAGCAGGACCTCACCCAAGCCGGACGGCCACGACCGCGACCGACGGTCAGCCGTCGATCTCCTCAGAGCCGCCGGCCGGTGCGTCGCCGTGCGTCGCATCCTCAGGCCCGGTCCGCACGACGAGGACGGTCCGCTCCGCCTTGCGCAGCACCTCGCTGCTCACCGAGCCCATGAGGATGCCGCGGAAGGCACCGAGCCCACGCGATCCCACGACGATGAGCTGAGCATCACGCCCCGCCGCGATGAGCGCCCGGGCCGGGTCGTCGAGACGCACGTCCACAGTCACATCGAGACCAGGGTGATCCCCGGCGAGCGTCCGAGCGACCTCGGCCATGCCGTCGGTCGATGCGCGCTCGTCCGACGCCCCGCGGTCGCCGACCGACGCCTGCTCACCGTCCGCACGGCGGCCCGACTTCTTGGGACGCGCGTGCACGACGACGAGCGGCGCACCACGCAGCGACGCCTCGGCCGCAGCGAGCCGAGCAGCGAGCAAGGACGACGGCGACCCGTCGACACCGACCACCACAGGGGCAGGGGAGTCGGACGGTGCCCGGACGTCACGGACCACAGCGACAGGGGAGAGCGCATGCGCAGCGATGTGCGCGCCCGTCGATCCCAGACGACGCCGGCCGCTCCGGCCGCGCGCACCGATCACAAGGAGCGCCGCCCCACGACTGATGTCCCGCAGGACCGGGACCTCCGAGCCGTGGAGCAGCCTCGTGGACACCTCGACGTCCGGCCAGCGCTCGCGGACGCGCGGGAGAGTCTTCTCGAGGTAGGCGCGCGACTCGGCCTCGAACATCTCGTCCTCGAGGAGGGGATACCACCCGATCCGGTTGATGTCCCGCGTCCCAGGACACGCTCGGACGAGGATCGCGTCCGTGCCGCGCAGGACGGCCTCCGCCATGCCCCACTCGAGCGTCTGTGCGCTGTGCGGTGAACCGTCGAGTGCGATGACTACAGAACCGTGCTCTGTCATGAGGACCTCCGGAGCGGGTCGGACGCTGCCGTGCGTGCTGTCCTCTTCACCCTAGTCCCGATCGGGCATCCTTCGCAGAACGTCACAGACGGCCTGCGCGGGACTACACGGCCGCGAGGGCGGGCGCAGCAGAGTCGGTGCGGACAGCAGCGTCGGGACGCACCGCAGCGAGAGTGAGCCAGCCTCCCGACAGGTTCCGGGCATCGAGCCCGGCCGCGACGAGCACCCGGGTCGCGATGTGGGACCGGACCCCGCTCGCGCAGTGCACGCTGATGCCGCGCCCCGCCGCAGCGAGCCGGACCTCGTCCACACGCTCGCGCAGCTCGGTGTGCGGGATGTTCAGCGCACCCTCGAGGTGCCCCTGCTCGAACTCGTCCACCGAGCGCACGTCCAGCACGAGCGTCTCTTCCCCCACGGTGTCGAGCTCTGAGGCGTGCCACTGCGGCATCGTCCCGTCGAGCACGTTCTGTGCGACGAACCCGAGCATGTTCACCGGGTCCTTCGCCGAACCATACGGCGGCGCGTACGCCAGCTCGAGCTCAGCCAGGTCGTCTGCGGTCATCCCCGCGCGCAACGCCGTCGCCAGCACGTCGATCCGCTTGTCGACGCCCTCGCGCCCCACGCCCTGCGCCCCGAGAAGACGACCGTCCGGCGCGAACGACGCGACGAGGTGCACCTGCTCCGCCCCAGGGAAGTACCCGGCATGGTGCCCCGGGTGGATACGGACCACCTCGTGCTCGATCCCTGCCCGGGCGAGCGACGCCTGGCTCGCACCCGTCACCGCAGCAGTGAGCCCGAACACGCGCACGATCGCCGTGCCCAGGACCGGTGCCTGCGGGGTCGTGCGCCGACCCAGCATCGAGTCCGCTGCACGGCGACCTTGACGGTTCGCCGGGCCTGCCAGCGGCACAGGGCCCACCGCACCGGTGACAGCCACGAGGACCTCGACCGCGTCACCGACCGCCCAGACGTGCGGGTCGGACGTGCGCTGGTCGGAGTCGACCCGGATGGCGCCGCTGGGGCCGAGATCGAGACCTGCGTCGCGGGCCAGATCGCTCGCCGGACGCACACCGACGTTCACCACGACGACGTCGGCAGCCAGCACCGTGCCGTCGGCCAGCGTGACCGTTGCCGACCCGTCGTCGCCCGCGCCCGTGACGCTCGTCGCGGAGACCCCGAGGTGCAGCCCGACACCGTGCGCTCGCAGCTCGTCCGCGAGGAGCGGGGCCAGCTCGGCGTCGAGCGGCGGCAGGACGTGGTCGGCGAGCTCGACGAGGTCGACACGGAGGCCACGAGCGACGAGCGCCTCGACGGCTTCGAGCCCGATGAACCCGGCGCCGACGACGACGGCGCGTGGCTGCCTGTCGGAGGCTGCGCGTGCGAGGAGGTGGTCGACGCGGGCGTTGACGGCGTCGAGGTCAGGGATCGTGCGCAGCGAGTGGACGGCGGGGTGGTCCAGCCCGTCGATAGGGGGCTGGACCGCGACCGCGCCGGTGGACAGGAGCAGCGCGTCGTAGGAGAGGTCGTATGTGTCGCTGCCTGCTGAGACAGAGACGGTCTGTGCGGCGCGGTCGATCGAGGTCACGCGGCTCCCGGTGCGGACGTCGAGGGCGAGCGTGGCTGCCAGCGAACCGGTGGTGTGCAGCACGAGGGACTCCCGCTGCTCGATCTCTCCGGAGAGGTGGTAGGGCAGGCCGCAGTTGGCGAAGGAGACGTAGTCCGACTGCTCTAGCACCGTGATCTCGGCGGTCTCGTCCATGCGGCGGGCGCGGGCTGCTGCGCTCATGCCACCGGCGACACCTCCGACGATGACGATGCGAGGTGGGCGGCCTGTCTCGTGTGATGAAGTCATGGTCTGAGAATACCCCCCGGGGTATTGGGCCTATCGGGTCGGTCGCGTGGCGTTGGTCACACCAGGGCGTCGTCGACCGGCGAGGACCCCGGTCACGAGGGCACAGGTGCCTGCTCGAGCGACGGCGCGACGCGCACCCGCTGAGACCGTGACCCGGTCGCCCGCAGCGCCCAGAGGATGGAGAGCACGTCCACGCCCTCCTGGCACCAGGCACCCACCACCGCCGGCAGCACGCCGGACGCAGCGACGAGCATGAGCGCCACGCTCAGGCCGATGCCCACCCAGATGCTCTGGAGCGCGACGTTCACGGTCTCCCGACCGATCGTCAGCGTCGTGGCGACCAGGGAGACGTCGTCGCGCAGGATGACCACGTCCGCCGACTCGCTCGCCGCCGTGGACCCACGTGCCCCCATCGCGATCCCGACGTCAGCAGCAGCGAGCACGGGGGCGTCGTTGACGCCGTCGCCCACCATGACGACGGGCCGCTCGACGAGACCGACGACCGCCTCCACCTTCTGCGCCGGCAGGCAGTCGGCTCGGACGTCGTCGATGCCGAGCTCTGCGGCGACGTGCTCCGCGGTCGGGCGGGCGTCGCCCGTGAGCATGACGATGTGGCGGATGCCGTGGGACCGCAGGTCGTCGACGGTCGTGCGCGCGTCAGCCCGGACCTCGTCACGCAAGACGAGCGCGCCTGCGTACGTCCCCCCGGCAGCCACGTACACCGCGAGCTCGCCGGGCTCGAGAGCCGTGGGCGGCACGTCCTGGCCGGCCGCGGCAGCGACGAAAGCGCGCTTGCCGACGACGACCGTGCGCCCCTCGACCTGAGCGGTCACGCCGTTGGCTGTCGACTCTTCTGCCGATCCCGAGCCCGCCACGGTGAGACCGCGCGCGGTAGCACCGCCGAGGACCGCCTGCGCGAGGACGTGCGAGGAGAACTGCTCGGCGGACGCCGCGAGGCGCAGGACCTCGTCGCTCGAGAGACGACCCGCCGAGCGGACCTCCGTGAGCTCGGGCCGTCCGCTGGTGAGAGTCCCCGTCTTGTCGAACGCGACAGCCCGTGCACCGTGGAGCTTCTCCAGGGTCTCGCTGCTCTTGATGATCGCTCCTGCGTGCGCAGAGCGGCTCATGCCCGCCATGAAGGCGACCGGTGCGGCGATGATCAGCGGGCACGGTGTCGCCACGACCAGGACCTCGGCGAAGCGCACCGCGTCGCCCGAGACCCACCACGCAGCGCCCGCGACGAGAAAGGCGACCGCCGTGAACGGGACCGCGAACCGGTCCGCGAGACGCACCATCGGGGACCTGCTCGCGGCTGCGCCCTCGACGAGCGCGATGATCTGCTGGTACTGGCTGTCCCGTGCTGCACGGGTCACCTCGAGCGTGACTGCGGACGCTCCGTTGACGCCCCCGGAGAGCACCTCGTCGCCGGCGACGCGCTCTGCGGGGAGGCTCTCTCCGGTGAGCGAGGACTCGTCGAGCTCTGCGACGGCGGTGAGCAGCGTGCCGTCGACGGGGACGACCTCGCCGGCGCGCACGAGGACGCGGTCCAGCGGCCGGATCTCGTCGACCGGGACGTCCTCGGTCGTCCCGTCGGGGAGCAACCGGTGACCCACGCGAGGCGCGTTGCTCAGCAGCGCGGTGAGGTCGTGCTCGGCGCGGTGCGCCGCGTAGTCTTCGAGCGCCTCGCCGCCGGTGAGCATGAGCACGACGATCACCGCGGCCCACACCTCGCCGACCGCCACGGCGGCCACGATCGCTGTCACTGCGAGGACGTCGACACCGACGTTCCCGCGGAGAAGATCGCGCACCATCGACCACGCCGACCGGGCCGCGGCCACCGCAGCGAAGCCGCCGAGCAGCCACGGGGCGGACCACGACCACGCAGAGGCGGTCAGCACCCCTGCGAGGGCGGCGACGAGCACCGTCGTCAGGACCATCGGGTACCTGCGCGCGGTGCTCAGGAAGGCGTCCATGATCCTGGTCTACTCCCGGGACACGATGGTCCGCCAGCAAGGTGAGGCTGTCCGATCCGTGCGTCTCGGTGGTATCGATGCTCGGCACCGCCGCACAGCAGACTTCGAGAATTCTCTGAGAATCGCACGGCACCCTAGGTCCATGACACTCGTCACGGAACGCCACCAGGAACAGAGCCCGGTCCCCCGAGCCGTGCCGCCTGCCCCTCGAGCGGTGCGGTCGAAGCATCGACAGCGGTCTTACGGTCGCGCTGCGGTGCACGCGCTCATCATCGGTGGAGCTGTCGCTGTGCTCGTCTTCTGGTGGGCAGGTACTCCCAGCAGCATCGGCGCGACCCCTGGTGGGACGTTGACGAGCGTCGGTGAGCTCGCAGGCCTGCTGGCGTCGTACCTCGTGTGCTTGCAGCTGCTGCTCATCGGACGGGTGCCGTGGTTCGAGCGCGCCGTCGGGATGGACCGGCTCGTCGGGTGGCACCGTTCGCTCGGCACCACGGTCGTGCTCCTCGTGGTCACCCACGTGGTGCTCATGATCGTCGGGGGAGCGATGCTCGACCAGCTCGCGCTGTGGCCGGAGGTCCTCTCGATCCTCGCGACGCAGCCTGACATGGTCACGGCCCTGGTCGGGACGGCGATCTTCCTCGTCGTCGGCATGTCGAGCGCGCGGCTCGCGCGAGAGCACCTGTCGTACGAGATCTGGTTCGTGCTCCACCTCTCCGTGTACGTCGGGATCTTCCTCACCTTCGGGCACCAGATCGCGGCCGGGTCACACTTCGTCGGTTCGACGCTCGCCCGGGCGGTCTGGATCGCCCTCTACGTGGCGACGGCGTCGGCACTCGTCACGTGGCGGGTGGTCGTGCCGTTGCTCGCACACCGGCAGATGATGCTGCGGGTGGAGCACGTGGTCCCGGAAGGTGCGGGGATGGTGAGCGTATGGCTGCGCGGTGCCGGGCTCGAGCGCCTCTCGGCGCAGGGCGGCCAGTTCGTCCTCGTCCGGTTTCTCACGCCGGGGCACCTGTGGACTGCGCACCCCTACTCGCTCTCGACGGTTCCGACCTCGGACCTGCTGCGACTGACGGTCGCTGCGCTCGGCGACCACTCGTCCGCGACCGCACGCATCAAGCCGGGCACACGGGTTCTCGTCGAAGGGCCGTTCGGCAGGTTCACCGCCGAACGGTCGACGTCCTCCGGCGCGCTCCTTGTCGCTGGCGGAGCCGGGATCGGACCGATCCGGTCGCTGGCCGAGGACCTCCTGCGCCAGGGGCGCGACGTCGTCGTCGTGCACCGTGCCCACAGCTCTGACGGACTGGCCCTGGGCCGCGAGCTCGTCGGTGTCGCGGGCCTGCGCTACCTCCCGCTCCCCGGGCGGCGTGCCGATCTTGGGTACGACCCCCTCGCGCCCCGGAGCCTCGTGCGTCTCGTCCCCGACGTCGCTGAACGTGACGTCTTCGTCTGTGGCCCCGAGGGTCTCGTCGCGGCTGTCGTCAGCTCGGCGCGGACCCTGGGCGTCCCCCGCAGTGCCGTCCACCACGAGGAGCTGAGCCTGTCATGAGCACACCACGCTGGCGCGGGACACTCATCTACACCGGAACGATCGCGACGATCGGGACGGTCGCCGTGGCCCGGTTCGGCCCCCTGGCCACGACCGAGGTCGCTGCGCCGCCGGTCGTCTCCCAGGAGTCTTCCGTAGCGGCGACGACGCCCGCTCCGTCGACAGACGCGGCAGAACCTGCCGACCCGGCAGCCCCGTCCGCAGACCCGAGCCCGTCGGAGACCGCTGCGCCGTCCGCCGGGTCCACCACGTCGAGCACGGTCACCGTCGCGGGCTCGGTCGCCCAGACGCGGTACGGTCCTGTCCAGGTGTCCGTGACGTTCGACGGAGCCCAGATCGTCGACGTCCAGGAGCTCCAGTCGCCCAGCACGCACCGAGAGAGCGCGGAGATCTCCGCCCGCTCGATGCCCGTGCTGGCCCAAGAGGTGCTCGATGCGCAGTCGGCAGCGATCGACACCGTCTCGGGTGCGACCTACACGTCCGAGGCGTACCGCGAGTCCGTCCAGTCGGCGATCGACCAGGTGGGCTGAGGTGCGTCGGACGGAGGAGGTCATGGGGATCCCGATGTCGATCGACGTGCGGGGGGCCCCTGGACCGCGCGCTGCAGGCGCCGCGGTGGAGGCGGCTCTTGCTGTTCTGCGGTCGGCTGACGAGCGTTTCAGTCCGTTCCGCGCTGAGAGCGAGGTGCGGCGGTATGCGCGTCCGGGGGCGTCTGCGTCGGTCGATCTAGCGGAGATCCTGGCGATCGGGGAGCGAGCGAGGGCTGCGAGCGGGGGTGCGTTCAGCGTGTGGGCTCCGGATGGTTCGTTGGATACGAACGGGGTGGTCAAGGGCTGGGCGGCGCAGCGTGCGGCCGACGTGTTGAGCGCGCACGGGGTGACGAGCTTCTGCCTCAACGCTGGCGGTGACGTCGTCACCCGTGGCGAGCCAGAGCCGGGGCGGCCGTGGCGCACGGGTGTGCGAGACCCGTGGGATCCGCGGCGGATGCTCGCGGTCGTCGAGCAGCGTGACGGGGCGGTCGCGACGTCGGGCACTTACGAGCGGGGTGCGCACGTGTGGGACGGCCGGACGGGGGAGAGGTCGCTGGCTCTCGTGGCTGCGACGGTCGTCGCCGGCGATCTCACCACGGCGGACGTCCTGGCGACGTGCGTCCTCGTCCTCGGCCCGCAGTCCCTCGGGTGGGCGGTCGAGCAGGGGGCGCGTCAGGCGTTCGCCGTCCTGCCCGACGGACGGATCGTCACCGCTGCCGGGCCCGACCCGACACAGGCAGACGCAGCGTGACCGCAGCGCCCGCACGACCGTCCGGCCGGGGGCCCGCGGTGACCGAGCCACCGTGCTGCGCCGCGACCTCGGCGACGAGCGCCAGCCCCAGACCGTAGTGCCGTCGGTCGTCCTCGCCGACCCTCAGCGCCCTCCGGGACGCGAAGCGCTCGAAGAGGTCGCCACCGTCACCGAGGATCCCGGGCCCGTCGTCCTCGACCCGGACGACGACTGCCTCGCCGTCGCCGTCACGCGTGACCACGACGCGCACCTGGTGCACCGCATGATCGATCGCGTTGTCGACCAGCGCGGTCACGGCACGTCGCACCGACACGGACGAGACCGCAGCCACCACCGATGTCTCGCCGGCCCGGACAAGCTCCACCTCCCGCCCCTGAGCAGTCGCGCGCGCTGCGGCGACCGTAGAGTCCGCGATGACCACGACGTCCGACGGAGCGAGGTCGACCGACCGTGCGTCGGCCGCGAGCAGCATGTCTTCGAGGATGGACGTCAGTGCGCGGGTGTCCTCGAGCAGGGCATCGACGTCGTCGAGGATCCGCGACCCCTCGGCCACGGCGGGATCAGCGCGCGCATGGCGCCGAAGAAGCTGCGCCCGCGTCGAGAGCAGCGTCAAGGGGGTGCGCAGCTCGTGGCTCGCGTCCGCCACGAACCGCCGCT
This sequence is a window from Sanguibacter antarcticus. Protein-coding genes within it:
- a CDS encoding FAD-dependent oxidoreductase translates to MTSSHETGRPPRIVIVGGVAGGMSAAARARRMDETAEITVLEQSDYVSFANCGLPYHLSGEIEQRESLVLHTTGSLAATLALDVRTGSRVTSIDRAAQTVSVSAGSDTYDLSYDALLLSTGAVAVQPPIDGLDHPAVHSLRTIPDLDAVNARVDHLLARAASDRQPRAVVVGAGFIGLEAVEALVARGLRVDLVELADHVLPPLDAELAPLLADELRAHGVGLHLGVSATSVTGAGDDGSATVTLADGTVLAADVVVVNVGVRPASDLARDAGLDLGPSGAIRVDSDQRTSDPHVWAVGDAVEVLVAVTGAVGPVPLAGPANRQGRRAADSMLGRRTTPQAPVLGTAIVRVFGLTAAVTGASQASLARAGIEHEVVRIHPGHHAGYFPGAEQVHLVASFAPDGRLLGAQGVGREGVDKRIDVLATALRAGMTADDLAELELAYAPPYGSAKDPVNMLGFVAQNVLDGTMPQWHASELDTVGEETLVLDVRSVDEFEQGHLEGALNIPHTELRERVDEVRLAAAGRGISVHCASGVRSHIATRVLVAAGLDARNLSGGWLTLAAVRPDAAVRTDSAAPALAAV
- a CDS encoding universal stress protein: MTEHGSVVIALDGSPHSAQTLEWGMAEAVLRGTDAILVRACPGTRDINRIGWYPLLEDEMFEAESRAYLEKTLPRVRERWPDVEVSTRLLHGSEVPVLRDISRGAALLVIGARGRSGRRRLGSTGAHIAAHALSPVAVVRDVRAPSDSPAPVVVGVDGSPSSLLAARLAAAEASLRGAPLVVVHARPKKSGRRADGEQASVGDRGASDERASTDGMAEVARTLAGDHPGLDVTVDVRLDDPARALIAAGRDAQLIVVGSRGLGAFRGILMGSVSSEVLRKAERTVLVVRTGPEDATHGDAPAGGSEEIDG
- a CDS encoding sensor histidine kinase, whose product is MTSAEDYRLRRTARLLGLQAAALVLVCLVAVGVTVVLVVAHGQAEVGERALESAARSVDDIHDAPTGMWVAIDGPHGLETSPDMPDGLPDVSVMTDVAQTGKARWTQATLGDDELTVFTARSRNRTVQAILDPRESHAEIGRLVAALAVAGGLGVVLAGLGGSWLAGRAVRPTVEALALQRRFVADASHELRTPLTLLSTRAQLLRRHARADPAVAEGSRILDDVDALLEDTRALTSILEDMLLAADARSVDLAPSDVVVIADSTVAAARATAQGREVELVRAGETSVVAAVSSVSVRRAVTALVDNAIDHAVHQVRVVVTRDGDGEAVVVRVEDDGPGILGDGGDLFERFASRRALRVGEDDRRHYGLGLALVAEVAAQHGGSVTAGPRPDGRAGAAVTLRLPVSGRARQR
- a CDS encoding ferredoxin reductase family protein, whose protein sequence is MHALIIGGAVAVLVFWWAGTPSSIGATPGGTLTSVGELAGLLASYLVCLQLLLIGRVPWFERAVGMDRLVGWHRSLGTTVVLLVVTHVVLMIVGGAMLDQLALWPEVLSILATQPDMVTALVGTAIFLVVGMSSARLAREHLSYEIWFVLHLSVYVGIFLTFGHQIAAGSHFVGSTLARAVWIALYVATASALVTWRVVVPLLAHRQMMLRVEHVVPEGAGMVSVWLRGAGLERLSAQGGQFVLVRFLTPGHLWTAHPYSLSTVPTSDLLRLTVAALGDHSSATARIKPGTRVLVEGPFGRFTAERSTSSGALLVAGGAGIGPIRSLAEDLLRQGRDVVVVHRAHSSDGLALGRELVGVAGLRYLPLPGRRADLGYDPLAPRSLVRLVPDVAERDVFVCGPEGLVAAVVSSARTLGVPRSAVHHEELSLS
- a CDS encoding heavy metal translocating P-type ATPase, giving the protein MDAFLSTARRYPMVLTTVLVAALAGVLTASAWSWSAPWLLGGFAAVAAARSAWSMVRDLLRGNVGVDVLAVTAIVAAVAVGEVWAAVIVVLMLTGGEALEDYAAHRAEHDLTALLSNAPRVGHRLLPDGTTEDVPVDEIRPLDRVLVRAGEVVPVDGTLLTAVAELDESSLTGESLPAERVAGDEVLSGGVNGASAVTLEVTRAARDSQYQQIIALVEGAAASRSPMVRLADRFAVPFTAVAFLVAGAAWWVSGDAVRFAEVLVVATPCPLIIAAPVAFMAGMSRSAHAGAIIKSSETLEKLHGARAVAFDKTGTLTSGRPELTEVRSAGRLSSDEVLRLAASAEQFSSHVLAQAVLGGATARGLTVAGSGSAEESTANGVTAQVEGRTVVVGKRAFVAAAAGQDVPPTALEPGELAVYVAAGGTYAGALVLRDEVRADARTTVDDLRSHGIRHIVMLTGDARPTAEHVAAELGIDDVRADCLPAQKVEAVVGLVERPVVMVGDGVNDAPVLAAADVGIAMGARGSTAASESADVVILRDDVSLVATTLTIGRETVNVALQSIWVGIGLSVALMLVAASGVLPAVVGAWCQEGVDVLSILWALRATGSRSQRVRVAPSLEQAPVPS
- a CDS encoding FMN-binding protein is translated as MSTPRWRGTLIYTGTIATIGTVAVARFGPLATTEVAAPPVVSQESSVAATTPAPSTDAAEPADPAAPSADPSPSETAAPSAGSTTSSTVTVAGSVAQTRYGPVQVSVTFDGAQIVDVQELQSPSTHRESAEISARSMPVLAQEVLDAQSAAIDTVSGATYTSEAYRESVQSAIDQVG
- a CDS encoding FAD:protein FMN transferase, with translation MDTNGVVKGWAAQRAADVLSAHGVTSFCLNAGGDVVTRGEPEPGRPWRTGVRDPWDPRRMLAVVEQRDGAVATSGTYERGAHVWDGRTGERSLALVAATVVAGDLTTADVLATCVLVLGPQSLGWAVEQGARQAFAVLPDGRIVTAAGPDPTQADAA
- a CDS encoding GntP family permease, with the protein product MPLEDWNQTLTAGPLLAIAGGAILLLLVLIIKLRLHAFLALILVSLLTAFAAGVPPESVVEVLTSGFGTTLGSVALLVGLGAMLGRMVETSGGAKVMADTLVARFGEERAPLALGIASLIFGFPIFFDAGLVVMLPIVFAVARRLGGSVLTYGLPTAGAFSVMHIFVPPHPGPVAASELLGADTGLVILLGLVVAVPTWYVSSYLYGTWAGKNWVLPVPEILGKPDDEDYPDNPPGIGTVVAILLLPLVLIFVNTGLDTLRGAGVVDGEATWFALARAIGSTPVALLIATLVAAWVLGHRRGREKTVIEKLLDSALGPVCSVILITGAGGMFGAVLRASGIGDALADVLGDLGLPVIVAGFLIATILRIAQGSATVALITAAGLIQPAVAAGSYNGLETAAVVVAVAAGSVMASHVNDSGFWLVGRFFGMDVATTLKTWTVMETVIGLMGFAIASLVFVLA